The Vidua chalybeata isolate OUT-0048 chromosome 21, bVidCha1 merged haplotype, whole genome shotgun sequence genome contains a region encoding:
- the DIPK1B gene encoding divergent protein kinase domain 1B isoform X1 gives MRRIRRLVHLVLFCPFSKGLQGRLPGIKVKYLLVVWLGIFVGSWVAYMHYSSYSELCRGHVCRVIICDQYKKGIISGSTCKDLCEEHGLLFQHCLSSSPSQQVYRGLWRDREVIIKCGIGEALRADSRPDSVPRRDVVLFDKPTRGTSMDEFKEMLLNFLKSKLGDQPSLPALVSRIITMADVNRDGKVSLAEAKSIWALLQLNEFLLMFSLHEKEHTAKLLGHCGDLYVTEKIPHTSLYGVDVPPFLQSLLPSVAHQLIHQWFAPAWPRRAKIAIGLLEFVEEIFHGTYGNFYICESSLRNVGYNDKYDFKMVNLRKVATEMTIRGFLKGRHCEQNGDCTYGRDCTATCDKLLKQCKSDVVQPNLAKVCGLLQDYLLYGAPLELKEELQKQLRTCMTLSGLASQMEVHHSLVLNNLKTLLWKKISNTKYS, from the exons GGCCGCCTCCCGGGCATCAAGGTGAAGTACCTGCTGGTGGTGTGGCTGGGCATCTTCGTGGGCAGCTGGGTGGCCTACATGCACTACTCGTCCTACTCGGAGCTGTGCCGCGGCCACGTCTGCCGGGTGATCATT TGTGACCAGTACAAGAAAGGGATCATTTCTGGCTCCACGTGTAAGGACCTGTGTGAGGAGCACGGCCTCCTGTTCCAGCactgcctctcctcctcccccagccagCAG gtTTACAGAGGGCtctggagggacagggaggtgatCATCAAATGTGGCATCGGGGAAGCCCTGAGGGCCGACAGCCGCCCGGACTCTGTGCCCAGGAGGGACGTGGTGCTCTTCGACAAACCCACACGGGGAACCTCCATGGACGAGTTCAAGGAAATGCTGCTCAACTTCCTGAAG TCCAAGCTGGGGGATCAGCCATCTCTTCCTGCCTTGGTGAGCCGGATCATCACCATGGCAGACGTGAACCGTGAcgggaaggtgtccctggccgAGGCCAAATCCATCTGGGCGCTGCTTCAGCTCAACGAGTTCCTCCTCATGTTCTCCTTGCATGAGAAGGAGCACACGGCCAAGCTGCTGGGGCACTGCGGGGACCTTTATGTCACCGAGAAGATCCCCCACACGTCCCTCTACGGGGTGGATGTCCCCCCTTTCCTGCAGTCCCTGCTGCCTTCCGTCGCCCACCAGCTCATCCACCAGTGGTTTGCGCCGGCCTGGCCGCGGCGCGCCAAGATCGCCATCGGCCTGCTGGAGTTCGTGGAGGAAATCTTCCACGGGACCTACGGGAACTTCTACATCTGCGAGAGCAGCCTCAGGAACGTGGGCTACAACGACAAGTACGACTTCAAAATGGTCAACCTGCGCAAGGTGGCGACGGAGATGACAATCAGAGGCTTCCTCAAGGGCCGGCACTGTGAGCAGAACGGGGACTGCACCTACGGGCGGGACTGCACGGCCACGTGCGACAAGCTCCTGAAGCAGTGCAAGAGTGACGTGGTGCAGCCCAACCTGGCCAAGGTGTGCGGGCTGCTGCAGGACTATCTGCTCTACGGAGCTCCCCTGGAGCtgaaggaagagctgcagaagcagctccGAACTTGCATGACCCTCAGTGGCCTGGCCAGCCAGATGGAAGTGCACCACTCCCTCGTGCTCAACAACCTCAAGACCTTGCTCTGGAAGAAGATTTCCAACACCAAATATTCCTAA
- the DIPK1B gene encoding divergent protein kinase domain 1B isoform X2, protein MHYSSYSELCRGHVCRVIICDQYKKGIISGSTCKDLCEEHGLLFQHCLSSSPSQQVYRGLWRDREVIIKCGIGEALRADSRPDSVPRRDVVLFDKPTRGTSMDEFKEMLLNFLKSKLGDQPSLPALVSRIITMADVNRDGKVSLAEAKSIWALLQLNEFLLMFSLHEKEHTAKLLGHCGDLYVTEKIPHTSLYGVDVPPFLQSLLPSVAHQLIHQWFAPAWPRRAKIAIGLLEFVEEIFHGTYGNFYICESSLRNVGYNDKYDFKMVNLRKVATEMTIRGFLKGRHCEQNGDCTYGRDCTATCDKLLKQCKSDVVQPNLAKVCGLLQDYLLYGAPLELKEELQKQLRTCMTLSGLASQMEVHHSLVLNNLKTLLWKKISNTKYS, encoded by the exons ATGCACTACTCGTCCTACTCGGAGCTGTGCCGCGGCCACGTCTGCCGGGTGATCATT TGTGACCAGTACAAGAAAGGGATCATTTCTGGCTCCACGTGTAAGGACCTGTGTGAGGAGCACGGCCTCCTGTTCCAGCactgcctctcctcctcccccagccagCAG gtTTACAGAGGGCtctggagggacagggaggtgatCATCAAATGTGGCATCGGGGAAGCCCTGAGGGCCGACAGCCGCCCGGACTCTGTGCCCAGGAGGGACGTGGTGCTCTTCGACAAACCCACACGGGGAACCTCCATGGACGAGTTCAAGGAAATGCTGCTCAACTTCCTGAAG TCCAAGCTGGGGGATCAGCCATCTCTTCCTGCCTTGGTGAGCCGGATCATCACCATGGCAGACGTGAACCGTGAcgggaaggtgtccctggccgAGGCCAAATCCATCTGGGCGCTGCTTCAGCTCAACGAGTTCCTCCTCATGTTCTCCTTGCATGAGAAGGAGCACACGGCCAAGCTGCTGGGGCACTGCGGGGACCTTTATGTCACCGAGAAGATCCCCCACACGTCCCTCTACGGGGTGGATGTCCCCCCTTTCCTGCAGTCCCTGCTGCCTTCCGTCGCCCACCAGCTCATCCACCAGTGGTTTGCGCCGGCCTGGCCGCGGCGCGCCAAGATCGCCATCGGCCTGCTGGAGTTCGTGGAGGAAATCTTCCACGGGACCTACGGGAACTTCTACATCTGCGAGAGCAGCCTCAGGAACGTGGGCTACAACGACAAGTACGACTTCAAAATGGTCAACCTGCGCAAGGTGGCGACGGAGATGACAATCAGAGGCTTCCTCAAGGGCCGGCACTGTGAGCAGAACGGGGACTGCACCTACGGGCGGGACTGCACGGCCACGTGCGACAAGCTCCTGAAGCAGTGCAAGAGTGACGTGGTGCAGCCCAACCTGGCCAAGGTGTGCGGGCTGCTGCAGGACTATCTGCTCTACGGAGCTCCCCTGGAGCtgaaggaagagctgcagaagcagctccGAACTTGCATGACCCTCAGTGGCCTGGCCAGCCAGATGGAAGTGCACCACTCCCTCGTGCTCAACAACCTCAAGACCTTGCTCTGGAAGAAGATTTCCAACACCAAATATTCCTAA